One genomic window of Diospyros lotus cultivar Yz01 chromosome 8, ASM1463336v1, whole genome shotgun sequence includes the following:
- the LOC127808244 gene encoding L-type lectin-domain containing receptor kinase VII.1-like, translated as MENHPKPLPHPPLLLLLLPMFLSVNTASAAEFLFNGFDASNISVYGVARFESRILTLTGNTNFSIGRALYHSKIPTKDPKSSLVLPFSTSFIFSMAPYRDILPGHGIVFLFVPYTGIQSANWALNLGFLNRTNDGNSSNHVFGVEFDVFKNQEFNDMNDNHVGIDLNSLTSAEAHDAGYYSDGGGGGDDDDEKSFKELKLNNGKNYQVWIDYADFHINVTMTVAGKPRPRRPLLSVPLDLSQVFEDEMYVGFTAATGSLVESHKILGWSFSNSNFSLSEALITTGLPSFELTKSSIFRSKGFIAGITAGLFLVLVACSVVASLWVRRRRMRRAREREEMEEWELEFWPHRITYQEIDAATTGFSDENVIGIGGNGRVYKGVLAGGAEVAVKRISHGNGEGMREFVAEISSIGRLKHRNLVGLRGWCKKDKGSFILLYDYMENGSLDKRVFDCDESMMLSYEDRIRILKDVAMGVLYLHEGWEVKVLHRDIKASNVLLDKEMNGRLGDFGLARLDSHGQVPSTTRVVGTVGYLAPEVVRTGRASTQTDVFGFGILIIEVMCGKRPIEEGKTPLVDWVWELMERGELVLALDERLRARGGFNEEELERVLHLGLLCAHPESRSRPTMRQVVKVLEGKNEAEEGESEDMEAYLLEKVKSKKMWSRYQQGLGNGSGHPTFEQIRQSLSSSVFLSWSDAIVEGR; from the coding sequence ATGGAGAATCACCCAAAACCACTACCTCATCCTCCTCTGCTTCTCTTGCTTTTGCCCATGTTTCTTTCTGTCAACACCGCTTCTGCAGCTGAGTTCCTCTTCAATGGCTTTGATGCTTCCAATATTTCAGTCTATGGTGTTGCCCGATTTGAATCCAGAATCCTAACTCTCACCGGGAACACAAACTTCTCAATCGGCAGAGCTCTGTATCACTCAAAGATCCCCACCAAGGATCCGAAATCGTCGCTGGTTCTTCCATTTTCAACCTCCTTCATCTTCTCCATGGCTCCATATAGAGACATCCTTCCTGGCCATGGGATTGTGTTCTTGTTTGTGCCTTACACAGGCATTCAATCAGCCAACTGGGCTCTGAACCTGGGCTTTCTCAACCGCACCAATGATGGGAATTCCAGCAACCACGTTTTTGGGGTAGAGTTCGATGTCTTTAAGAATCAAGAATTCAATGATATGAATGACAATCATGTGGGGATTGATCTTAACTCCTTGACTTCAGCTGAAGCCCATGATGCTGGCTACTAcagtgatggtggtggtggtggtgacgATGATGATGAAAAGTCCTTCAAAGAGTTGAAGCTCAACAACGGGAAGAACTACCAAGTCTGGATTGATTATGCTGATTTTCACATCAATGTCACCATGACAGTGGCAGGTAAGCCAAGGCCTAGAAGGCCTTTACTCAGTGTTCCGCTTGATTTATCTCAAGTTTTTGAGGATGAGATGTATGTTGGCTTCACTGCCGCAACTGGAAGTTTGGTTGAAAGTCACAAGATATTAGGTTGGAGCTTTAGTAATTCCAATTTTTCACTGAGTGAAGCTTTGATTACTACTGGTTTGCCATCGTTTGAGCTGACTAAAAGCTCGATTTTTCGGTCGAAAGGGTTCATTGCAGGCATCACAGCAGGGCTTTTCCTTGTTCTTGTTGCTTGTTCTGTTGTTGCTTCGCTTTGGGTTAGGAGGAGAAGGATGAGGAGGGCtagggagagagaggaaatggaagagTGGGAATTAGAGTTCTGGCCACATAGAATCACTTATCAAGAAATTGATGCTGCAACAACTGGGTTTTCTGATGAGAATGTGATTGGAATTGGGGGGAATGGGAGGGTTTACAAAGGGGTATTGGCTGGAGGAGCCGAGGTCGCGGTGAAGCGAATTTCTCACGGAAACGGTGAGGGGATGAGAGAGTTCGTGGCTGAAATCTCCAGCATTGGCAGGCTGAAGCACAGGAATTTGGTGGGCTTGAGAGGCTGGTGCAAGAAAGACAAAGGCAGCTTCATTTTGTTGTATGACTACATGGAAAATGGGAGCTTGGACAAGAGGGTTTTTGACTGTGATGAGAGCATGATGCTAAGCTATGAAGATagaataagaattttgaaagATGTGGCTATGGGGGTGTTGTATTTACATGAGGGATGGGAAGTCAAGGTCTTGCACAGGGACATTAAGGCCAGCAATGTCCTACTTGACAAGGAAATGAATGGGAGGCTGGGGGACTTTGGGCTCGCCCGGCTGGACAGCCACGGGCAAGTTCCTAGCACCACCCGGGTGGTGGGAACTGTCGGGTACTTGGCGCCAGAGGTGGTGAGGACAGGCCGGGCATCGACACAAACAGATGTGTTTGGCTTTGGGATACTGATCATAGAGGTGATGTGTGGGAAGAGGCCAATTGAGGAGGGGAAGACACCTTTGGTTGATTGGGTATGGGAGTTGATGGAAAGAGGGGAACTAGTCCTTGCCCTTGATGAAAGATTGAGAGCCAGAGGAGGGTTCAATGAGGAGGAACTCGAAAGAGTGCTACATTTAGGCTTGTTGTGCGCGCATCCAGAGTCGCGAAGCAGGCCAACGATGAGACAGGTAGTGAAGGTCTTGGAAGGAAAGAACGAGGCTGAGGAGGGGGAAAGTGAGGACATGGAAGCCTACTTGCTTGAGAAGGTGAAATCTAAGAAAATGTGGTCTAGATACCAACAGGGTCTTGGCAATGGTTCCGGCCACCCAACATTTGAGCAGATTAGGCAGTCACTCTCATCTTCCGTGTTCCTCTCTTGGTCTGATGCTATCGTGGAAGGCAGGTGA